The region CAGCACCGTCAGCAACGATCGCAGCGGATGCAATGCCAGGCTCTTGACGCCGACTTTGAGGGCTTTGAACAGTCGGAACATTGCTTAGCTCTCGTTTTCCAACGATCGATGCCGTTCGTCGGATTGAATCAGGCCGTCGCGCAGCCGTACGATCCGTCGGGCGTGCTCGGCGACGTCGTTTTCGTGAGTCACCATGATGATTGTCTTGCCGGCGCGGTTCAGGCGATTGAGCAGCGTCAGAATCTCTTCCGACGTCTTGGAGTCGAGGTTGCCCGTTGGCTCGTCGGCCAAGACAAAGTAGGGATCGTTCACCAAACTGCGGGCAATCGCCACACGCTGCTGTTGACCACCGGATAATTGAGTGGGCCGATGCTGCAATCGGTCTCCGAGGCCGACCATCCCCGCCAATTCCTGCACCCACGCAAAATCATCAGCCAGAATGCCGCGGCCGTACTCCAACGGCACTTGAATGTTTTCCAGCACGGTATATTGCTGGATTAAATTATATGCTTGAAAAATAAATCCGATCCGCGTGGCACGAATTTCTGAAAGCTGGTCGTCGTCCATTTGAGCCACATCGTCGCCGCCGAGAAAATATCTGCCGGAGGTTGGCCGATCGAGGCAGCCGAGCAGATTCAGGAAAGTCGATTTCCCCGATCCCGATGGACCCATGATCGCGACGTAA is a window of Pirellulales bacterium DNA encoding:
- a CDS encoding ABC transporter ATP-binding protein, with amino-acid sequence MKWAARVENITKEYALGGEVVHAVRGITLEVPEGDYVAIMGPSGSGKSTFLNLLGCLDRPTSGRYFLGGDDVAQMDDDQLSEIRATRIGFIFQAYNLIQQYTVLENIQVPLEYGRGILADDFAWVQELAGMVGLGDRLQHRPTQLSGGQQQRVAIARSLVNDPYFVLADEPTGNLDSKTSEEILTLLNRLNRAGKTIIMVTHENDVAEHARRIVRLRDGLIQSDERHRSLENES